A segment of the Flavobacteriales bacterium genome:
TGTCGTCCGTCTCGGCGTTGCGGAAGTAGTCCATGATGTCCTGCTGCGAGTCGGCCTCGAGGATGTCGTTGAGCTGGTAGTTGATGTCGAGCCTGGTGCCGCTCATCACGATGCTCTCAAGCTCGGTGAGGAAAGCGGGCATGCTCAGGTTCTTGCTGCGTGCGATGGATTCGAGCGGGATGCGCTTATCGATGTTCTGGATGATATGCACCTTATTCATGCTCTTGTTCACCACGTTCCGCACGGTAACCTCGGCCTCGCGTTCGATGTCGTTCTCGTCAACGTACTTGGCGATCAGGTCCACGAAGGGCTTCCCGAATTTCTGCGCCTTGCCGGGCCCTACGCCGGTGATCTGCGTGAGCTCATCGATGGTGATCGGATAGCGCATGGTCATCTCCTCCAGTGAGGGGTCCTGGAAGAGCACCCAGGGCTGCAGCTTCAACTTGTGCGCCTGCTGCTTGCGCAGGTCCTTGAGCATGGCCATGAGCTTCTCATCGGCCGCAGCGCCCGCGCGCACGATCGGTTCGTCGTCCACGCCGCCCTCGAAGTCGCTGTAGTCGCGCTCCTTCACGAACTTGATGGAGACGGGCTTGGCCATGAACTTCTTGCCGGTCTCGGTGAGGCTCAGATTGCCGTAGGTCTCGATGTCCTTGTGCAGGAAGCCGCCCACCACGGCTTGGCGCACGATGGCCATCCAGTAGTGGTTGTCCTTGCCTTCGCCCTCACCTTCGCCATAGACCTTGAGCTTATCGCCTTTGTAGTTCTTGATCTCACTGGTCTCGGTGCCGGTGAGCAGGTCGCAGATGAACTTGGAGCGGTGGCGCTCTTTGCTCTCCTTCACGGCGCGCAGCACCAGGGCCAGGTCGTCCTTGGCCTCGAACTGCTCGCGCGGGTTCAGGCAGTTGTCGCAGCTCTTGCAGTTGTCCTTGTCATACACTTCGCCGAAGTAGTAGAGAAGGAACCGGCGGCGGCACATGCTGGTCTCGGCGAAGCTCACGGTATCGGCCAGCAGCTGGCGCCCGATCTCCTGTTCGGCCACGGGCTTGCCCTGCAGGAACTTCTCGAGCTTCTCGATGTCCTTGTAGCTGTAGAAGGCCACGCACTTGCCTTCGCCGCCATCGCGTCCGGCGCGACCGGTCTCCTGGTAATAGCTCTCGAGGCTCTTGGGGATGTCGTGGTGGATCACGAAGCGCACATCGGGCTTGTCGATGCCCATGCCGAAGGCAATGGTGGCCACGATCACGTCCACATCCTCCATGAGGAACTGGTCCTGATGGCTGGCGCGCTGGCTGGCGTCCATGCCGGCGTGGTAGGGAAGAGCCTTGATGCCGTTGACGTTGAGCATCTGGGCGGTCTCTTCCACCTTCTTGCGGCTGAGGCAATAGACGATGCCGCTCTTGCCGGCGTTCTGCTTGATGAAGCGGATGATCTCACGCTGCACGTCCTTCTTGGGGCGGATCTCGTAGTTGAGGTTGGGCCGGTTGAAGCTGGCCTTGTACACCACGGCATCGGGGATATCGAGGTTCTTCAGGATGTCTTCCTGCACCTTCTCGGTGGCCGTGGCGGTGAGGGCGATGACTGGAACTCCTTGGATTTCGTTGAAGATGGTCCGCAGTCGGCGGTACTCCGGCCGGAAGTCGTGGCCCCATTCGCTGATGCAGTGCGCTTCGTCGATGGCGAAGAAGCTGATCTTGATGTCGCGCAGGAACTCCGTGTTCTCCTTCTTGGTGAGGCTCTCCGGCGCCACGTACAGGATCTTGGTGCGCCCGGCGGCGATGTCCTCGCGCACGCGCAGGGCCTCGTTCCGGGTGAGGGAGCTGTTGAGGAAATGCGCTACGCCCTCCTGGTCGCTGAAGCCGCGAAGGGCATCTACTTGATTCTTCATCAGGGCGATCAGCGGGCTCACCACGATGGCGGTCCCTTCCATCATGATGGCGGGAAGCTGGTAGCAGAGGCTCTTGCCTCCACCAGTGGGCATGATCACGAAGGTGTTGCGCCCATCGAGGACGCTTTGGACGACGGCCTCTTGCTCGCCTTTGAACTTCTTGAAGCCGAAGAACTGCTCGAGCGCCGCTTTGGGCGTCAGGTCGATGTTGATCATCATGAATAGTGCGGCCGGTGCCTCGACCGCGTTATTTTGAACGCTCGAATGTACAGCGGCCGCATCATTCAACAATCCATGCCATCCCAACGTTCGTTAAGCACGTGCGTCCGATCCGCGCGTTGATAATTGGCGCTGCCTTCGAGGAGTTGGCGAATGGCCCCGGTTATCTTTGGCCGGGCCTCATGGGCCGTTTCCCCGCGATTGGCAAGGGCTGGCAATGAAATGACCTTCCTGGAGCACCTGGAGGAGCTCCGATGGACCCTGGTGCGGTCGGCCATTGCCGTGGCCGTGGGTTTCGTGCTGGCCTTCATCTTCAAGCGATTCGTGTTCGAGGAGGTCGTGCTGGCTGCTCGCGACCCGCAATTCATCACCTACCGCGCGTTCTGCCGCATCGGCACTTGGGCGGGCCTGCCCGAGTTGTGCATCACCGACCTGGGGTTCACCTTGCAGAACCTGCCGGTGAGCGGCCAGTTCATGACCCATCTCACCGTGGCCTTCGTGGGCGGCTTCATCATCGCATTCCCCTACATCCTGTGGGAGCTCTGGCGCTTCATCGCACCGGGCTTGAGCTCGCAGGAGCGGCGCGCCTCAGGGCTCTTCGTTGGAGCGGGCTCATTGCTCTTCGCGCTGGGCGTGCTCTTCGGCTACTTCCTGCTGGCGCCCCTCACCGTGCAGTTCTTCGGAGCCTACCAGGTGAGCGCGAGCGTGGCCAACAATTTCGCCCTCGAGAGCTTCATTGGGATCATGACGCAGGTCACCGTGTGGACAGGCCTGGTGTTCGAACTGCCCTTGCTGGTGCATGTGCTCTCGAAGCTCGGGCTCGTGGGGCCCGCCTTCCTGCGCAAGTACCGGAAGCATGCATTCGTGGGCCTGCTGGTGCTCGCCGCGATCCTGACGCCGCCCGACATCATCAGCCAGATCATCGTGGCAGGGCCGCTCATGGGGCTCTATGAACTGGGCATTCTGATCAGTGCCCGCACCGAACGTGCCCGCCTGCGACAGGCCGGAGCCAAGCTGGCCAACGCATGATCCGGCTGCGAATTCACCAGGCCATGTTCGCGCTCGCGCTGCTCAGCGCCGCCGCCGCGCGCGCCCAGAGCACCAAGGTTAGCGGGACCATCACCGACGCAGCAACCGGCGAGACCCTGCCCGGCGTGAACATCCTCTTCCGCGACAGCCGCGTGGGAACCACCACCGACATCGACGGCGCATACAGCATCGACACCTACTACGCCACCGACAGCCTGCTCTTCTCCTTCATCGGCTATGTGCCGCGCATGATGCCGGTGCGCAAGGACAAGGCGCAGGTGATCGATGTGAAGCTGGAGCCGAGCGCCACAGCGCTGGAAGAAGTGGTGATCAAGCCGAGCGGCGAGAACCCCGCATTCGAGATCCTCCGCCGTGTAATCCGCAGCAAGCCTGCGAACAACCGCGAGAAGCTGGAGGCCTACAGCTTCGAGGCCTACAACAAGGTGGAGTTCGACCTGAACAACATCAGCAAGGAATTCACCGAGAAGAGGATCTTCAGGCCCTTCGCCTTCATCTTCGACAACATCGACAGCACCGGCGCCAAGCCCTACCTGCCGATCTTCATGACCGAGAGCCTCAGCGAGGTGGTGTACCGCCAGAAGCCCCGTGCCCGGAAGGAGTTCATCCGCGGCACCAAGGTGAGCGGCATGGAGAATGAGAGCATCTCGCAGTTCATGGGCGACATGTACCAGAACGTGAACATCTACGACAACTTCCTGGTCATCTTCGGCAGGAACTTCATCAGTCCCATCGCCGATGGCGGCAAGGGCTACTACGACTACTACCTCACCGATAGCGCCTTCGTGGGCAAGTTCTGGTGCTACCGCCTCGACTTCAAGCCCAAGCGGCCGCAGGAGCTCGCCTTCGCGGGCACCATGTGGATCAACGATACCACCTATGCGGTGCGCCGCATCGAGGCCGGCATCCCGGAGAAGGCCAACCTGAACTTCGTGCAGGGCTTCTGGGTGAAGCAGGAATACGATCAGGTGAAGCCCGAGGTATGGATGCTCTCCAAGGATGAGTTGGTGGTGGACCTCAACATCGTTCGCGATGCGGGCAAGCCCAACAAGCATCCTGTGCAGGGCCTTTATGGCCGGCGTACCGCGAGCTACCGTGACTTCACCATCAATGAGCTGAAGGATGCGCAGGTGTATGAGGGCGCCGAAGAGGTCGTGATGGCCATCGAGCCGCTGAGCCTTGGCGCCGATTTCTGGGACACCCATCGGCATGAGCAGCTATCGAAGAAGGAGAATGACATCTACCACATGGTGGATACCATGAAGCAGATCCCCCGCTTCCGCACCTACATCGATATCGTGAACACGGCGATCACCGGCTACTACCCGCTGGGTGATGTGGAGCTCGGCCCGTATTTCACCACCTACAGCTTCAACCCGGTAGAAGGCAATCGGTTCCGGCTCGGCCTGCGCACAAGCAGCCAATGGAGCAGGCGTGTGGAACTCGAGGGCTACACCGCATATGGCACCACCGATGGCGTGTTCAAGTACGGCTTGGGCGGCCGCGGATTCATCACCAAGGATCCGCGACTGATCGGTGGCCTCTACTACCGGCTCGACCTAGAGCAGCTCGGTCAGAGCACAGACGCCTTCCGCCAGGACAACATCCTCTCCAGCACTTTCCGCCGAACGCCCAATAACAAGCTCACGCTGGTCGATGAATGGCGCGCCTACCTCGACCGCGAATGGTTCATGGGCTTCAACAGCCTGCTCATGCTGCGCCGCCGTCAGCTATTCCCGCGCGGCACCCTGGAGTACATCACCTTCTCCGACGCCAATGAGCCTTTCGCGCTCAGCAGCATCACCACCACCGAGGCCATCTTCAGCACACGCTTCGCCTACAAGGAGAAATACGTAGCCGGCGATTTCACGCGCGTGAGCCTCGGTACCCGTTATCCGTCCTTGGAAGTGATGGTGGCCAAGGGCCTTCAGGGCGTGCTCGGGGGTGATTACGACTACACCAAGCTCAGTGCGCGCCTATACCACCGCGTACCCATGGGTACCTTCGGTTTCCTGCGCTATTGGCTGCACGCCGGTCAGGTCTTCAGCGAGCCGCTCCCTTATCCGCTGCTCATCATCCACGCCGGGAACGAGACCTTCTACTTCGATGAGCTCGCCTTCAACACCATGAACTTCTTCGAGTTCGTGAGCGACCGCTACGCCAGCATTTACATCGACCATCACTTCGATGGCCTCTTCCTCAACCGCATCCCGCTCTTCCGCCGCTTGAAATGGCGCGAGGTGGTGGGCGGCAAGGCCGTGGTGGGAGCTCTCGACCGCAAGCACCTGGGTGAGATGGCTCTGCTGCCCTTCTCCTTCGACCTGAGCGGCGGGCCCTTCGCTGAGGTGAGCGTTGGCGTGGAGAATGTCTTCAAGATGCTGCGCTTCGACATGGTGCGTCGCCTCACCTACATGGATCACGCGAATACCAAGCCCTGGGCCTTCCGGGTGCGCATGAACGTCACCTTCTGATGCTGCGCACTGAGAACGTCGTCAAGCGCTACAAGGGCCGCACCGTGGTGGGCGGCGCCAGCGTTGAGGTGCGCCAAGGCGAGATCGTGGGCCTGCTCGGCCCCAACGGCGCGGGCAAGACCACCACCTTCTACATGATCGTGGGGCTTGTGAAGCCGAACAGTGGCCGCGTGATGCTCGACGATACCGAGATCACCGACCTGGCCATGTACAAGCGCGCCAAGCTCGGCATCGGGTACCTGCCGCAGGAGGCCAGCGTGTTCCGCAAGCTCAGCGTGGAGGACAACATCCGCGCGATCCTGGAGATGACGGGCAAGACCCGCCGCGAGCAGGAGATGAAACTGGAGCAGCTGCTCGACGAATTCAGCCTGAAGCACGTGCGCAAGAGCATGGGCGATGTGCTCAGCGGCGGCGAGCGGCGGCGCACCGAGATCGCTCGCGCGCTGGCCATCGAACCGCGCTTCATCCTGCTCGATGAGCCCTTCGCCGGCGTGGACCCCATTGCCGTGGAGGACATCCAGAGCATCGTGTGGCAGTTGAAGGAGCGCAACATCGGCGTGCTCATCACGGACCACAACGTGAACGAGACGCTCTCGATCACTGACCGCGCCTACCTGCTCATCGAGGGCAACATCTTCCGCCAAGGCACCGCCGAGGAGCTGGCGGGCGATGAGCAGGTGCGCCTGCGCTACCTGGGGAAGAACTTTGAATTGCGCCGCAAACGCTGATCATCTAGGCCACGCGCCGCCGCGATGCGATCGCGCACGCGGTAATGAAGGCGAGCTGTGCGATCAAGTATTCGTGGAAGAGGTTGTCCTGCTGCCAGTTTGCCGTGAGGATGAAGTAGCGGTATGCGCATAGCGTAACGATGATCGTGATGCCGATGAGCGCGACGGCCTTTCCCGGCGATCGGAAGGCGCCCAATAGGCCGGTCCATCCGCCGCACCGATCCATTTCGGAATGAAGCGCGATGCCGATCCATGGCCACGCAAGGATCAGCGGCAACGCGAAGAGCCGTGCCTCACGCGCATAGCCGCCAACCAGCACGAGCGGGACATTGAGCGCGAGCACCACGAAGAATCCGCGGAACCAAGCATGCGGCACAGCGATCCGTTGCCGGATCAATAGGAACAGCGGCAGCGCGAGTACGAGCACCATGAAGCCGACGGTCTCGCCGATGCGCCCTGCACTGAAATTGACGGCGAGGTATTCGGTGCGTCGGTCGAGATCAGCACTTAGCTCAGCCGCGGAGGTGCCATGCGGAGCCACCGCCAGCCAGGCTGCGAACACCGCTGTTGCCACCAGCGTAGCGAGGAGGGCTAGCCGGCGGCGCGGGGCGACCAGGATGAGGGCCGGCAGCAGGAGCAAGGACGTCTCACGGGCCATGAGCGCGGTGAACAGCACTGGCACGAAGAGCAGCCATCGCTGCTGAAGGAGCAGCAATATTGCCGCCAGCAGCAGCGCATACTGGATCGGCTCATCGTAGGTGTAGAGCGGGTCGAACCACGCCATGAGCACGGTAGGCGACACATGGAAGAGCGCCTGCGACCACAATGCGATTCGCTTATCCGCGCCGAGCTGCAACGCAATGCGGAACACGAGCACACCCGCGATGAAGAAGCCGATCGATCCAACGGCGATGAAGGCTTGTTTCGGCGTGAGGCCGATGGCGGAGAGCGCTCCGATGCTGATCG
Coding sequences within it:
- the recQ gene encoding DNA helicase RecQ — encoded protein: MINIDLTPKAALEQFFGFKKFKGEQEAVVQSVLDGRNTFVIMPTGGGKSLCYQLPAIMMEGTAIVVSPLIALMKNQVDALRGFSDQEGVAHFLNSSLTRNEALRVREDIAAGRTKILYVAPESLTKKENTEFLRDIKISFFAIDEAHCISEWGHDFRPEYRRLRTIFNEIQGVPVIALTATATEKVQEDILKNLDIPDAVVYKASFNRPNLNYEIRPKKDVQREIIRFIKQNAGKSGIVYCLSRKKVEETAQMLNVNGIKALPYHAGMDASQRASHQDQFLMEDVDVIVATIAFGMGIDKPDVRFVIHHDIPKSLESYYQETGRAGRDGGEGKCVAFYSYKDIEKLEKFLQGKPVAEQEIGRQLLADTVSFAETSMCRRRFLLYYFGEVYDKDNCKSCDNCLNPREQFEAKDDLALVLRAVKESKERHRSKFICDLLTGTETSEIKNYKGDKLKVYGEGEGEGKDNHYWMAIVRQAVVGGFLHKDIETYGNLSLTETGKKFMAKPVSIKFVKERDYSDFEGGVDDEPIVRAGAAADEKLMAMLKDLRKQQAHKLKLQPWVLFQDPSLEEMTMRYPITIDELTQITGVGPGKAQKFGKPFVDLIAKYVDENDIEREAEVTVRNVVNKSMNKVHIIQNIDKRIPLESIARSKNLSMPAFLTELESIVMSGTRLDINYQLNDILEADSQQDIMDYFRNAETDDIEAAHQEFEGDYSEEELRMMRLKFMSEVAN
- the tatC gene encoding twin-arginine translocase subunit TatC, which translates into the protein MAPVIFGRASWAVSPRLARAGNEMTFLEHLEELRWTLVRSAIAVAVGFVLAFIFKRFVFEEVVLAARDPQFITYRAFCRIGTWAGLPELCITDLGFTLQNLPVSGQFMTHLTVAFVGGFIIAFPYILWELWRFIAPGLSSQERRASGLFVGAGSLLFALGVLFGYFLLAPLTVQFFGAYQVSASVANNFALESFIGIMTQVTVWTGLVFELPLLVHVLSKLGLVGPAFLRKYRKHAFVGLLVLAAILTPPDIISQIIVAGPLMGLYELGILISARTERARLRQAGAKLANA
- a CDS encoding carboxypeptidase-like regulatory domain-containing protein; the protein is MIRLRIHQAMFALALLSAAAARAQSTKVSGTITDAATGETLPGVNILFRDSRVGTTTDIDGAYSIDTYYATDSLLFSFIGYVPRMMPVRKDKAQVIDVKLEPSATALEEVVIKPSGENPAFEILRRVIRSKPANNREKLEAYSFEAYNKVEFDLNNISKEFTEKRIFRPFAFIFDNIDSTGAKPYLPIFMTESLSEVVYRQKPRARKEFIRGTKVSGMENESISQFMGDMYQNVNIYDNFLVIFGRNFISPIADGGKGYYDYYLTDSAFVGKFWCYRLDFKPKRPQELAFAGTMWINDTTYAVRRIEAGIPEKANLNFVQGFWVKQEYDQVKPEVWMLSKDELVVDLNIVRDAGKPNKHPVQGLYGRRTASYRDFTINELKDAQVYEGAEEVVMAIEPLSLGADFWDTHRHEQLSKKENDIYHMVDTMKQIPRFRTYIDIVNTAITGYYPLGDVELGPYFTTYSFNPVEGNRFRLGLRTSSQWSRRVELEGYTAYGTTDGVFKYGLGGRGFITKDPRLIGGLYYRLDLEQLGQSTDAFRQDNILSSTFRRTPNNKLTLVDEWRAYLDREWFMGFNSLLMLRRRQLFPRGTLEYITFSDANEPFALSSITTTEAIFSTRFAYKEKYVAGDFTRVSLGTRYPSLEVMVAKGLQGVLGGDYDYTKLSARLYHRVPMGTFGFLRYWLHAGQVFSEPLPYPLLIIHAGNETFYFDELAFNTMNFFEFVSDRYASIYIDHHFDGLFLNRIPLFRRLKWREVVGGKAVVGALDRKHLGEMALLPFSFDLSGGPFAEVSVGVENVFKMLRFDMVRRLTYMDHANTKPWAFRVRMNVTF
- the lptB gene encoding LPS export ABC transporter ATP-binding protein, translating into MMLRTENVVKRYKGRTVVGGASVEVRQGEIVGLLGPNGAGKTTTFYMIVGLVKPNSGRVMLDDTEITDLAMYKRAKLGIGYLPQEASVFRKLSVEDNIRAILEMTGKTRREQEMKLEQLLDEFSLKHVRKSMGDVLSGGERRRTEIARALAIEPRFILLDEPFAGVDPIAVEDIQSIVWQLKERNIGVLITDHNVNETLSITDRAYLLIEGNIFRQGTAEELAGDEQVRLRYLGKNFELRRKR